One stretch of Microcebus murinus isolate Inina chromosome 12, M.murinus_Inina_mat1.0, whole genome shotgun sequence DNA includes these proteins:
- the CA9 gene encoding carbonic anhydrase 9, producing MAPLCPSPWLPLLIPAPASGLTVQLLLSLLLLVPVHTQSTLQMQGDPPMGGGSSGEDHPLGEEDLSSDEDPPGEDDPLGEEDPPEVEPGEDDSLKLEDLPTVEAPGDTEVPQNNAHKDKKGDDHSHWRYGGDPPWPQVSPACAGRFQSPVDIRPELAAVCPALRPLQLLGFELPPLPKLRLRNNGHTVQLTLPPGLEMALGPGREYRALQLHLHWGAAGRLGSEHTVDGHRFPAEIHVVHISTAFAKVEDALGRPGGLAVLAAFLQEGPEENSAYEQLLSHLDKIAEEGSETSVPGLDVSALLPSDLSRYFRYEGSLTTPPCAQGVIWTVFNQTVRLSAKQLHTLSGSLWGPSDSRLQLNFRVTQPLNGRVIEASFPAGVDISPRTIEPVRLNSCFAAGDILALVFGLLFAVTGIALLVQMRRQHRSGAKAVVSYHPAEVAETGA from the exons ATGGCTCCCTtgtgccccagcccctggctcccTCTGCTGATTCCTGCCCCTGCTTCGGGCCTTACTGTACAATTGCTGCTGTCACTGCTGCTCTTGGTGCCTGTGCATACCCAGAGCACACTCCAGATGCAAGGGGatcctcccatgggaggaggttcATCTGGGGAAGATCACCCACTGGGCGAGGAGGATTTGTCCAGTGACGAGGATCCCCCCGGAGAGGATGATCCACTAGGAGAAGAGGATCCACCTGAAGTTGAACCAGGAGAAGATGACTCCCTGAAGTTAGAAGATCTACCTACTGTTGAGGCTCCTGGAGATACTGAAGTCCCCCAGAATAATGCCCACAAGGACAAAAAAG GGGATGACCACAGTCATTGGCGCTATGGAG GCGACCCGCCGTGGCCCCAGGTGTCCCCAGCCTGCGCCGGCCGCTTTCAGTCCCCGGTAGATATCCGCCCCGAGCTCGCCGCGGTTTGCCCGGCCCTGCGAcccctgcaactcctgggcttcGAGCTCCCGCCACTCCCCAAACTGCGCCTGCGCAACAATGGCCACACCG TGCAGCTGACTCTGCCTCCCGGGCTAGAGATGGCCCTGGGTCCCGGGCGGGAGTACCGGGCCCTGCAGCTGCATCTGCACTGGGGGGCTGCGGGGCGCCTGGGCTCAGAGCACACCGTTGACGGCCACCGTTTCCCTGCTGAG ATCCACGTGGTTCACATCAGCACCGCATTTGCCAAAGTAGAGGATGCCTTGGGGCGCCCGGGAGGCCTGGCTGTGTTGGCCGCCTTTCTGCAG GAGGGCCCGGAAGAAAACAGTGCCTATGAGCAGTTGCTGTCACATTTGGACAAAATCGCTGAGGAAG GCTCAGAGACTTCAGTCCCAGGACTGGACGTATCTGCACTGCTACCGTCCGACCTCAGCCGCTACTTCCGATATGAGGGGTCTCTGACCACACCGCCCTGTGCCCAGGGGGTCATCTGGACTGTGTTCAACCAGACAGTGAGGCTGAGTGCCAAGCAG CTGCACACCCTCTCTGGCTCCCTATGGGGACCCAGTGACTCTCGGCTACAGCTGAACTTCCGAGTGACACAACCTTTGAATGGGCGAGTGATTGAGGCCTCCTTTCCTGCTGGAGTGGACATCAGTCCTCGAACCATTGAGCCAG tCCGCCTGAATTCCTGCTTTGCTGCTG gTGACATCCTGGCTCTGGTTTTTGGCCTCCTCTTTGCTGTCACTGGCATTGCCCTCCTTGTGCAGATGCGAAGGCAGCACAG AAGTGGGGCCAAAGCGGTTGTCAGCTACCACCCTGCAGAGGTTGCTGAGACAGGCGCCTAG